From Pseudomonas hormoni:
CCAGAATCAGTGGATCCTGCAACAGCGCCCGGGCGATGGCGATGCGTTGTTTCTGCCCGCCGGACAACTGCTGACCGCGCTCGCCCAACGGACTGTCGAGGCCTTCGGGCAACGAGGCGATCAGGCTGTCGAGTTGCGCCAGCCGCGCCACTTCGGCAATCGCTTCACGACTGGCGTCGGGCACGGCGTAGGCCAGGTTTTCGGCGAGACTGCCGCGAAACAGCACGATGTCCTGACTGACCACGGCAATCCGCCGGCGCAACTGGAACAGGTCCAGTTCCCGCAGGTCGACCTCGCCCAACAATACCCGACCGGACTGCGGATCGTGGTGCCGTTGCAACAGGTCGATCAGCGTCGATTTGCCGACTCCGGAGCCGCCGCTCAGGGCGACTTTCAAGCCGTAGGGAATTCGCGCTTCGATGCCGCTCAAGGTGCTCGGCCGGCCGGCATGGCTGAAGTGCACGTCGTCGAAACGCAGTTCGCCGGAGGTTGGCATTGGCTTGGGTTCAACGGGGGTCAGTACCGTCGGTTTTTCACCACGCAATTCCATCACGCGCCCGAGGCTGACGGTCATCCGCTGAATCGCGACATAGAGTCCGAGCAAGCTCTGAACCGGTCCTACGGCCATCCCCAGGTACGTGGAAAACGCGATCAGCGCGCCCAGTTGCCACGTCCCTTGCACCACCCAGTAACCGCCAATCAAAAACGCACAGGCCCGGGACAGTGAGGTCAACGTGCCCGGCACGGCCTGGGTAAAAAACTCAGTGACTTGCAGGCGCAGCAACTGACTCATATAGCCTTGGCCCAATGCCTCCAGTCGTCGCGACTCTCGTTGTTGCTGACCGGCCGACTGAATGAATTTCATCACCGGCAAGGTCTCGACCATGAACGACGACATGTCCGCCGAACGCTCACGCAACTGCCGAACATCGCGCTCGACCTTGCGCCGCATCCAGCGCAGCCAGAGCACATCGAGCGGAATCAGCACCAATGCCAACAGCGAGAGTTTCCACGACAAGGTCAGCAGCATCGCCACCGCCACCACCAGACCGATCACGCTCGACACTGCCGAAAACAACGAGTCCACGGCGAAGCGCTGAATCTCCGCAACATCGCCATCGAGGCGCGACATCAAATCACCGATGCGCCGCTGACCGTAGAAACTCGGCGACAGGGTTTGCAAATGCCGGTAAAGGTCGTCGCGCAGCGAGAACAGAATCCGCCCGGACAAACGCGTATGCAGGTAACGATTGATCCCCGACAACGCCGTCCCAAGCAACCCGGCGACGATCATCAGCCCGGCGATCAGTACCAGCATCGGGAAGTTGCGCGCCAGCAAGCCATCGTCGATCAACAGCTTGGTCAGCCAGGGCTGCACCAGCACCAGCGACGAGGCGCAGACCGACAATCCCAACAGTCCGGCAATCGCCAGACGGTGCGGCCGCACAAAGCTGTACAGCCAGCGCAATGCCGCTTGCAGGGCTTCGGGATTCTGGCTGTCAATCAGCCGAACGATCAGGCGCTGCATCACGAGCGCAACTGTTTGAGCTTGCGATACAGGGTCGCGCGGCTGATACCCAGGGCGTCGGCGGCGGCCGACACGTTGCCCTGATGGCTGTCCAGGGACTGGCGAATCAGCTCCAGTTCGTTTTCGCGAATACTGCCCGACGGAGGGCGTTCGCTGGCGTTCAGTTCGTCGAGCATGCTGTCGGGCAAGTGGTCGAGGGTGAGCACCGTATCCCCCGGCTCGCGCATGGCCAGCGCGGTGCGCAACACCATTTCCAGTTGGCGGATGTTGCCTGGCCAGTGATAGCCCGCGAGCAAGCGGTTCAAGTCGTCATGCAGGACCATGGTCGGTGCGTCGAGTTTTGCCAGTAGTCGACTGACCAGCCCGCTGAAATCGTCGCGCTCGCGCAGAGCCGGCAGCATCACGCTGATGCCGTTGACGCGATAGAACAGGTCTTCACGGAAGTGTTTTTCTTCGACCAAGCGTTTGAGGTCGCGGTGGGTGGCGCAGATCAGGGCGACGTCGATGTCCTGTTCTTCGCCGGCGCCTAGCGGTGCGACTTTACGGTCCTGCAAGACGCGCAGCAGACGCGCCTGCAAGGCCAGCGGCATGTCGCCGATTTCGTCGAGAAACAACGTGCCGCCGTGAGCCTGTTGCAGACGCCCGACCATGCCGCCTCGACGGGAACCGGTGAATGCGCCTTCGCGGTAGCCGAACAGTTCCGACTCGATCAGGCCTTCGGGAATCGCCGCGCAGTTCACCGCGACGAAGGGTTTGTCGCAACGACTGCCGGCCATGTGCAAGGCGCGGGCAATGACTTCCTTGCCGGTGCCGGTTTCGCCGAGCAGCAACACCGGCAATTCGTTGGCCAGCCCCTGGCGTGCCATGCGCAAGGCGCGGGCATAGCGGACATTGCTGCCGGCCAGGGTGTCGAGATCGGGTTGCGGTTTAGCGGTTTTGGCGGTGCTGCGCGGCGGCGTGCTGACGTTGATCGACCGCTGCGGCGCGCGCAGGGTTTTGTAGAAGAACTCGCCTTTGGCGGTCTGCAGACTGCCGACCCCGCCCTGATGCAAACGCGACAGCAGTTGCAAGCCATCGACGCCGAGAAACTCCTCGCAACGACGGCCGACCAATGCCGAGCGTTCGGCGTGCAGCAACTGACAGGCTTGGGCGCTGACCGCGAGAATCTGCCCGCCGAGACTCACCGCCAACAGGCCTTGCCAAGGGGATTCGAGGTATTGCCGACGGCTGTGGAAGGCCAGGACGATCTGGTCGGGAAAACTGGCGTTGAACACCCGGCTTTCGATCTGGCTGACGGCCATGGCCAGCAGCGCGGTGCTGTCGTGAACGCGGCCGAGCGGGCCTTCGCGGGTCAGGTCGAGGACGCCGAGGATGTCGCCTTGCGGGCAATAAATCGGCACCGAGGTGCAGGAGAAATCGGTCAGGCGATCGAGGTAATGCTCGCCGCAATCGATCATTGTCGGCCGGGCTTCCACCAGTGCGGTGCCCAGCGCGTTGGTACCGCGAGCGGCTTCGCTCCAGCAGGCCCCGAGGGTGATGTCTTGCAGGCCACTGCCCTTGAGACGATCGGCACGGCCTTCGACGGCGAGGATGGTGGCGTCGGAATTGGCGAGGATGATCAGCCCTTCCTTACCCTGGCGCTCGGCCAGGTAATCGATGGCCGGCAACGCCGCGTCGATCAGCAGGCGATTGCTCGACAGCAGCACATCGAGGCTCGCGCTCGATTCCAGTGTCAGTTCATGTTTGCTGTTGAAATGCACGCCATGGCTGAGGCTGCGTCGCCACGACGCATCGATTTCTGCCCGCAACACGCCATCGGGAACTTCGCCCTCGAGATGGAGTTTTTCCCGGGCCAGCCGGGCTTCATGGTGCAGCTTGGGGGAAGTTGTTTTTATTAGCGTCATCAAGCGCTCCGGATCGGTCCGCCCTGCGCTCTTTTAAGTTCAGCGCCCTGCCGCAATCTTTACGTTAACGTCAGGGCGATGGCAAGTGTGTTTCATCCGTTGCACCGCGTTATCGTTCTTCGCGGGCAAGCCACGCTCCCACAGGGTCAGCGTCGTTCACAAATAGGCGGTTCGACTCGGACACTGTGGGAGCGAGCCTGCTCGCGATGGCGGCCTCCCAGCCCCCAAAAAATCAGAGCTTCCACACCTCCGGCCCCACAAAAAACGCCCGCGCATTATCCTCCAGACTCTCCAGGTGATACCCCCCTTCCTGCACAATCA
This genomic window contains:
- a CDS encoding ABC transporter ATP-binding protein, yielding MQRLIVRLIDSQNPEALQAALRWLYSFVRPHRLAIAGLLGLSVCASSLVLVQPWLTKLLIDDGLLARNFPMLVLIAGLMIVAGLLGTALSGINRYLHTRLSGRILFSLRDDLYRHLQTLSPSFYGQRRIGDLMSRLDGDVAEIQRFAVDSLFSAVSSVIGLVVAVAMLLTLSWKLSLLALVLIPLDVLWLRWMRRKVERDVRQLRERSADMSSFMVETLPVMKFIQSAGQQQRESRRLEALGQGYMSQLLRLQVTEFFTQAVPGTLTSLSRACAFLIGGYWVVQGTWQLGALIAFSTYLGMAVGPVQSLLGLYVAIQRMTVSLGRVMELRGEKPTVLTPVEPKPMPTSGELRFDDVHFSHAGRPSTLSGIEARIPYGLKVALSGGSGVGKSTLIDLLQRHHDPQSGRVLLGEVDLRELDLFQLRRRIAVVSQDIVLFRGSLAENLAYAVPDASREAIAEVARLAQLDSLIASLPEGLDSPLGERGQQLSGGQKQRIAIARALLQDPLILVLDEATSAVDEATEREVIEAIDRLFAGRTRILISHRPSTLADADLRFELLDGVLTSKTVQHEV
- a CDS encoding sigma-54-dependent Fis family transcriptional regulator — protein: MTLIKTTSPKLHHEARLAREKLHLEGEVPDGVLRAEIDASWRRSLSHGVHFNSKHELTLESSASLDVLLSSNRLLIDAALPAIDYLAERQGKEGLIILANSDATILAVEGRADRLKGSGLQDITLGACWSEAARGTNALGTALVEARPTMIDCGEHYLDRLTDFSCTSVPIYCPQGDILGVLDLTREGPLGRVHDSTALLAMAVSQIESRVFNASFPDQIVLAFHSRRQYLESPWQGLLAVSLGGQILAVSAQACQLLHAERSALVGRRCEEFLGVDGLQLLSRLHQGGVGSLQTAKGEFFYKTLRAPQRSINVSTPPRSTAKTAKPQPDLDTLAGSNVRYARALRMARQGLANELPVLLLGETGTGKEVIARALHMAGSRCDKPFVAVNCAAIPEGLIESELFGYREGAFTGSRRGGMVGRLQQAHGGTLFLDEIGDMPLALQARLLRVLQDRKVAPLGAGEEQDIDVALICATHRDLKRLVEEKHFREDLFYRVNGISVMLPALRERDDFSGLVSRLLAKLDAPTMVLHDDLNRLLAGYHWPGNIRQLEMVLRTALAMREPGDTVLTLDHLPDSMLDELNASERPPSGSIRENELELIRQSLDSHQGNVSAAADALGISRATLYRKLKQLRS